In a single window of the Terriglobus roseus genome:
- a CDS encoding TonB-dependent receptor gives MKLKHKSFRSNLCVTAATLSLGFASIAMHAQTDTGRVTGVVEDTTEASIPGATITITNTGTAATQTITSDAAGNFSFPALTRGTYKITATMNGFQTFTQTIDLQVSQTQTLIFKLTVGASDQTVEVSTAAPLVDLGSSTIGEVVGSRQQTQLPLNGRNFTQLALLSPGVTRGNYGNGASGVNGDAETFRNSSSGGGSLSTNGLRPQANNYILDGVDNNEGLVNTLNFFPNVEATEEFRVNTSTAPAEFGRAGGAIVQTSIKSGTNGIHGSAYWFSRSNLFDASPNYQFLGASKTPALPFKRNTFGGALGGPIIKDKLFLFGDYSGVRENSPLNPEIVTVPTALMRQGNFSELLGQGSTQAPSVCGIAGVKTVVVNGGIYDPTTCQQFAGNMIPTGRLNKAGLNYLNAYPLPNIPGTLGGTQNNYRTIRTDIRHSNTIDGRLDWNLSNADRLFARFSYDNSNFARTSRFSALPAGFASGTNYVHARGYVLGETHTFGPNVINEFRAGYTRYTFANQPVFSNTPISANLGIVNANRTTNLGGGALIGGNGSQLEYTGDYGTYLVPENTYQFNDALTYIWKGHTFKVGGNAIRREVAYFRPISGKGYFQLGNGDFTGYDTSEVLAGFADNYSIGAQSGLFGTRNYEVGAFAQDDWKVTRRLTFNLGFRWDLITNPTEQQNRQAALNPNSTGANPTEFIAGQNGVARSIINTRFTNFAPRFGFSYDLTGQGKTVLRGGYGIFYFLDRGGIDNQLGQQVPFGGSTSYYASGGSRIAFTGQNPNGSSLSSTLATAPLPAPSTSSLAGANVFAVNQTEKIPTVQQYDVQIQHEITPKMVMTVGYVGNLSTHLATGYNYNSKPFSAGATTPTAFPTLGQVVYNLNDGVSHYNSLQAQLNYRAAKSLTLTSSYTWAHNIDNTNGYLGFYAVSDLNYYDHSLNKGNSSLDQRSVFVASALYSIPFGRGQQFGGGINRGVDYVLGGWQLNTIVQAQTGTPFSVTFPVYGGGTSIRADYANNGQPIYTHSIQGNYINPAAFSKTQPVGRQGNTGRNQFYGPGLASGDVSMFKTLGITERLKTELRAEVFNVTNTPQFQNPDGTITDGNFGKVTATRSASERQMQMAIRFLF, from the coding sequence ATGAAGTTGAAGCACAAGAGCTTTCGCTCAAACCTTTGCGTCACCGCTGCGACACTGTCCCTCGGTTTCGCAAGCATCGCCATGCACGCGCAGACCGACACCGGCCGCGTGACAGGCGTCGTCGAAGACACCACCGAGGCGAGCATCCCCGGCGCGACGATCACCATTACGAACACCGGCACAGCAGCGACCCAGACCATCACGTCGGACGCCGCCGGCAACTTCAGCTTCCCCGCGCTGACCCGCGGCACCTACAAGATTACCGCTACGATGAATGGCTTCCAGACCTTCACGCAGACGATTGATCTGCAGGTTTCGCAGACCCAGACCCTCATCTTCAAGCTGACGGTTGGAGCGAGCGACCAGACGGTCGAAGTGAGCACCGCTGCTCCCCTGGTTGACCTGGGATCGTCGACGATCGGCGAAGTCGTCGGCAGCCGCCAGCAGACACAGCTTCCCCTGAACGGACGTAACTTCACCCAGCTCGCCCTGCTGTCGCCCGGCGTGACCCGTGGCAACTATGGCAACGGTGCTTCTGGTGTCAACGGTGATGCGGAGACCTTCCGCAACAGCTCGTCGGGCGGCGGTTCGCTCTCGACCAACGGTCTGCGTCCCCAGGCCAACAACTACATCCTGGACGGCGTCGACAACAACGAAGGCCTGGTCAACACCCTGAACTTCTTCCCGAACGTGGAAGCGACGGAAGAATTCCGTGTGAACACCAGCACGGCGCCGGCTGAGTTCGGCCGCGCCGGCGGTGCGATCGTTCAGACCTCGATCAAGTCAGGTACGAACGGCATTCACGGATCCGCGTATTGGTTCTCCCGCTCGAACCTGTTTGACGCCAGCCCGAACTACCAGTTCCTGGGCGCCAGCAAGACACCCGCTCTGCCGTTCAAGCGCAACACCTTTGGCGGTGCGCTGGGTGGTCCCATCATCAAGGACAAGCTATTCCTCTTCGGTGATTACTCGGGCGTTCGTGAGAACTCGCCCTTGAACCCCGAGATCGTGACTGTCCCCACGGCGCTGATGCGCCAGGGCAACTTCTCCGAACTGTTGGGACAGGGCAGCACACAGGCTCCTTCGGTCTGCGGCATTGCCGGTGTGAAGACGGTTGTGGTCAACGGCGGTATCTATGACCCGACCACCTGCCAGCAATTCGCGGGCAACATGATCCCGACGGGCCGCCTGAACAAGGCTGGTTTGAACTACCTGAATGCCTATCCGCTGCCGAACATCCCAGGCACGTTGGGTGGCACGCAGAACAACTACCGCACCATTCGCACGGATATCCGTCACTCGAACACGATTGACGGTCGTTTGGACTGGAACCTCTCCAATGCGGATCGTCTGTTCGCTCGCTTCAGCTATGACAACAGCAACTTTGCACGGACGTCGCGCTTCTCGGCGCTGCCTGCAGGCTTTGCTTCCGGTACCAACTACGTCCATGCGCGCGGTTATGTGCTGGGTGAGACGCACACCTTCGGACCGAACGTCATCAATGAGTTCCGTGCGGGCTACACGCGTTACACCTTTGCGAACCAGCCCGTATTCAGCAACACGCCCATCTCGGCGAACCTGGGCATCGTGAATGCAAACCGCACCACGAACTTGGGCGGCGGCGCTCTCATCGGCGGCAACGGCAGCCAGTTGGAGTACACCGGCGACTACGGTACCTACCTGGTTCCGGAGAACACCTACCAGTTCAACGACGCGCTCACCTATATCTGGAAGGGCCACACCTTCAAGGTTGGTGGCAATGCCATCCGTCGTGAAGTGGCTTACTTCCGCCCCATCTCGGGCAAGGGCTACTTCCAGCTTGGCAACGGTGATTTCACCGGTTATGACACGTCGGAAGTGCTCGCAGGCTTTGCGGACAACTACAGCATCGGTGCGCAGAGCGGCCTGTTCGGTACGCGCAACTATGAAGTGGGCGCGTTCGCACAGGACGACTGGAAGGTCACCCGCCGGCTTACCTTCAACCTGGGCTTCCGTTGGGATCTGATCACCAATCCGACGGAGCAGCAGAACCGCCAGGCTGCTCTGAATCCGAACAGCACCGGCGCCAACCCGACGGAGTTCATTGCGGGCCAGAACGGTGTCGCTCGTTCCATCATCAACACTCGCTTCACCAACTTCGCACCGCGCTTCGGCTTCTCCTATGACCTGACCGGTCAGGGCAAGACGGTTCTGCGTGGCGGTTATGGCATCTTCTACTTCTTGGATCGTGGTGGTATCGACAACCAGCTCGGCCAGCAGGTGCCGTTTGGTGGCAGCACGTCGTACTATGCGAGCGGCGGTTCGCGTATCGCGTTCACCGGCCAGAATCCGAATGGCAGCTCGCTCAGCAGCACGCTGGCGACTGCTCCTCTCCCGGCACCTTCGACGTCATCGCTCGCCGGTGCGAACGTCTTCGCTGTGAACCAGACGGAGAAGATCCCCACGGTGCAGCAGTATGACGTGCAGATCCAGCATGAGATCACGCCGAAGATGGTGATGACGGTTGGCTACGTTGGAAACCTCTCCACGCACCTTGCAACGGGTTACAACTACAACAGCAAGCCGTTCTCCGCTGGCGCAACGACTCCCACCGCCTTCCCGACGCTGGGCCAGGTTGTCTACAACCTGAATGACGGTGTCAGCCACTACAACAGCCTGCAGGCGCAGTTGAACTACCGCGCGGCGAAGAGCCTTACGCTCACCTCGTCGTACACGTGGGCGCATAACATCGACAACACCAACGGCTACCTGGGCTTCTACGCTGTGAGCGATCTGAACTACTACGATCACAGTCTGAATAAGGGCAACAGCTCGCTGGATCAGCGCAGCGTCTTCGTGGCGAGCGCACTGTACAGCATCCCGTTCGGCCGTGGTCAGCAGTTCGGTGGTGGCATCAACCGTGGCGTCGATTACGTCCTTGGCGGATGGCAGTTGAACACCATCGTGCAGGCACAGACGGGTACGCCCTTCAGCGTGACCTTCCCTGTGTATGGCGGTGGTACCAGCATCCGTGCGGACTATGCGAACAACGGTCAGCCCATCTACACCCACAGCATCCAGGGCAACTACATCAACCCGGCAGCGTTCAGCAAGACGCAGCCAGTTGGTCGCCAGGGCAACACGGGTCGCAACCAGTTCTACGGACCTGGCTTGGCTTCGGGCGATGTGTCGATGTTCAAGACGCTTGGCATCACGGAGCGCCTGAAGACCGAACTGCGTGCTGAGGTCTTCAACGTGACCAACACACCGCAGTTCCAGAACCCGGACGGTACCATCACGGACGGCAACTTCGGGAAGGTCACGGCGACGCGTTCGGCTTCCGAGCGTCAGATGCAGATGGCGATCCGCTTCCTGTTCTAA
- a CDS encoding TIM-barrel domain-containing protein encodes MLRSNLCCLFVLGLSSVPVALAQQAVRPTASGLTATSDGVTLEVTALQADKLRIREWRSAPPEDASWAVLSASRTSRATVTADSNGFHTSQLSVEVGSDLHLVIRDHEGHILQEDSTPAQWRGDGFHIYKKRGDNEHFFGLGDKPGPLDRAGQEFTMWNTDDFGWQESADPIYKSVPFFMDVKDGRSFGVLFDNTWRTSFDFGRESAQEYNFGSQGGPVDYYFLYGPEPKQVMAAYAWLTGPAPLPPLWSFGFQQSRYTYNPESQLLDVAAHLRKDKIPADALWLDIDFQKDNMPFTVDSVRFPKFPEMVQQLAKDHFHLIVIADTHIADKPNIGYAPYDSGTAGDHFLKNPDGTTYVGKVWPGDSVFPDYTQARTRKWFGTLYKDFVAQGVAGFWDDMNEPAVFRYPSKTMPLDTQHRIDEPGFAKRTTSHNEVHNIYGLLNSQASYEGVLALRPNERPYVMTRASYAGGHRYAVTWTGDNSSTWNHLRMTVPQLANLGMSGFSFAGADVGGFAGSPPPDLLTKWLEIAAFQPIDRDHSAKGTRMHEPWVDGPEQEAIRKHYIEERYRLLPYLYTVAEETSRDGMPMVRPLFMQYPHATADGSPVDLITGGAEFMLGPDMLIAPNPSPEEVAQYELHLPPGAWYDYWTGARAGVGTGGQARDAEVRDALLESKRIMLTPELATLPVYVRGGAILPMQPLVQSTDETPSGPLTLRVYLPTAGGTCNGSVYTDDGHSLNYRNGEYFRMNATCATEADGSISVSLGAVEGRYKPWFKQLRIEVLGSQQTLQQATIDGKATPIQSSNGFVSITTAVNPRGSRISLR; translated from the coding sequence ATGCTCCGGTCCAATCTCTGCTGCCTCTTTGTTCTTGGCCTCTCTTCCGTCCCAGTCGCACTCGCTCAGCAAGCCGTCCGACCCACCGCAAGCGGTCTGACCGCCACCTCAGATGGTGTAACGCTGGAGGTCACGGCGCTGCAGGCCGACAAGCTCCGCATTCGCGAATGGCGATCCGCCCCACCCGAAGACGCATCCTGGGCCGTGCTCTCTGCCAGCCGCACCAGCCGGGCGACCGTCACGGCCGATTCCAATGGCTTCCACACGAGCCAGCTCTCCGTGGAAGTTGGATCCGATTTACATCTGGTCATCCGCGACCATGAGGGTCACATCCTGCAGGAGGATTCCACCCCTGCCCAGTGGCGTGGGGACGGTTTCCACATCTACAAGAAGCGCGGCGACAACGAACACTTTTTCGGCCTGGGCGACAAGCCCGGCCCACTCGACCGTGCCGGCCAGGAGTTCACCATGTGGAACACCGACGACTTCGGCTGGCAGGAGTCCGCAGACCCCATTTATAAGAGCGTGCCATTCTTCATGGACGTGAAGGACGGGCGCAGCTTCGGTGTCCTTTTCGACAACACCTGGCGGACCTCCTTCGACTTCGGTCGCGAAAGCGCACAGGAGTACAACTTCGGATCGCAGGGCGGCCCTGTCGACTACTACTTCCTCTACGGTCCGGAGCCGAAGCAGGTGATGGCCGCCTACGCGTGGCTCACCGGGCCCGCGCCCCTGCCGCCGCTCTGGTCGTTCGGCTTCCAGCAGTCGCGCTACACCTACAACCCGGAATCGCAATTGCTCGACGTCGCCGCTCACCTGCGCAAGGACAAGATCCCGGCCGACGCCCTTTGGCTCGACATCGACTTTCAGAAGGACAACATGCCCTTCACCGTCGATTCCGTTCGCTTCCCGAAGTTCCCGGAGATGGTGCAGCAGCTCGCAAAGGACCATTTCCACCTGATCGTGATCGCCGACACCCACATCGCAGACAAGCCCAACATCGGCTATGCGCCCTACGATTCCGGCACTGCGGGCGATCACTTCCTCAAGAATCCTGACGGCACCACCTACGTCGGCAAGGTCTGGCCCGGCGACTCTGTCTTCCCCGACTACACGCAGGCGCGAACCCGCAAGTGGTTCGGCACTCTCTATAAAGACTTCGTTGCGCAAGGCGTCGCAGGCTTCTGGGACGACATGAACGAGCCGGCGGTCTTCCGCTATCCGTCGAAGACAATGCCGCTCGATACCCAGCATCGCATCGACGAACCCGGCTTCGCGAAGCGGACTACCTCGCATAACGAGGTGCACAACATCTACGGTCTGCTCAACAGCCAGGCCAGCTACGAAGGCGTCCTCGCCCTGCGACCGAACGAGCGTCCCTATGTCATGACGCGCGCCAGCTACGCCGGTGGTCACCGCTACGCTGTCACCTGGACAGGGGACAACAGCTCCACCTGGAATCACCTCCGCATGACCGTTCCGCAGCTCGCCAATTTGGGCATGAGCGGCTTCAGCTTCGCCGGTGCCGACGTGGGCGGCTTTGCCGGTTCACCGCCGCCGGACCTGCTGACCAAGTGGCTTGAGATTGCAGCCTTCCAGCCCATCGATCGCGATCACTCCGCCAAGGGCACGCGCATGCACGAACCCTGGGTCGACGGCCCCGAACAGGAGGCCATCCGCAAGCACTACATCGAAGAGCGCTATCGCCTGCTGCCCTACCTCTACACCGTCGCGGAAGAGACATCTCGCGATGGCATGCCCATGGTCCGGCCACTCTTCATGCAGTATCCGCACGCCACGGCGGACGGCAGCCCGGTCGACCTGATTACGGGCGGCGCAGAGTTCATGCTGGGACCGGACATGCTGATCGCACCGAATCCTTCCCCGGAAGAAGTCGCGCAGTATGAGCTGCACCTGCCCCCGGGTGCCTGGTACGACTACTGGACTGGCGCTCGCGCAGGTGTCGGAACCGGCGGCCAGGCGCGCGACGCGGAAGTGCGCGACGCCCTGCTGGAGAGCAAGCGCATCATGCTGACGCCCGAACTCGCGACGCTGCCTGTCTACGTCCGTGGCGGCGCAATTCTGCCAATGCAGCCGCTGGTGCAAAGCACCGATGAGACGCCTTCCGGTCCGCTCACGCTACGGGTGTATCTGCCCACTGCCGGCGGCACCTGCAACGGCAGCGTCTACACCGACGATGGTCACTCTCTGAACTATCGCAATGGAGAATACTTCCGCATGAACGCAACCTGCGCCACGGAAGCCGACGGCTCCATCAGCGTCAGTCTGGGTGCGGTGGAAGGTCGCTACAAGCCCTGGTTCAAGCAGCTTCGGATCGAGGTGCTGGGCTCACAGCAGACCTTGCAGCAGGCCACCATCGATGGCAAAGCGACACCCATCCAGAGCTCCAACGGGTTTGTCAGCATCACGACCGCGGTGAATCCAAGGGGCTCACGCATCTCGCTGCGGTAG
- a CDS encoding winged helix-turn-helix domain-containing protein, translated as MQNQIHPVRVGFGTFEADLSTGELWRGGFRIKLQSQPFRVMAELIRRSGHVVTREELQAAVWEKGTNVDFDHSLGTAINKIREALGDTADNPRFVETLPRRGYRFIAPLTVLDEPTPASPEPGEILPPVLPIEAEISGAVLTPGPVELTPPLPLLEETPSASAAKHRRFGYAVAATVILLAGLVGYVAGSGRTSLTVPVIRQVTHTQRVLPGADATESFPVTVTDGLHLFASVIRDGGVHLERITIAGGESSPITLPDEVAGPAIADISHDGSRLLVRSHASNQSEQPLFIVPAGGGSAQRVVRVLAHDATWMPDDQSILYAAGNDLFVTPMTGAKPERYASLPGRAFWLRWSPDGKLLRFTLFDPLTHTQNLWELKVSDHSAHPLLPNWSETREVCCGSWMPEGRGFVFQATQGQASDLWMLNGVLKRPVRLTDGPLAYQGPVAARNETTVYLTGVASEGEVQLLRPNSKEFVPAQSFYSDAHRLEQTRDGKWLGWVDTEGRLWRARSDGSEILQLTSADLQVFVAHWSPDGSRIALMARTRTGAWSLFQVLADGSDLQPLLQTRSNAADPTWSPDGQQIVLGQTPDLMGKDAAPRTIQIFDLRTNKLTTLDGSSGLFSPRWSPDGHHIAAMSLDQRELRLYDVATRQWRVLATRAAADPVWSPDSRSLYADAFTEPGQPVYRVNVADGHMEDLGGIANFRSTEFSDLVLCGVFDDGTVAVRGRLTTANLYALHLGASRSKP; from the coding sequence ATGCAGAACCAGATTCATCCCGTGCGTGTAGGATTTGGCACCTTTGAGGCCGACCTTTCCACTGGCGAGCTTTGGCGTGGTGGCTTCCGCATCAAGTTGCAGAGCCAGCCCTTCCGCGTGATGGCAGAGCTGATCCGCCGGTCCGGGCACGTAGTGACGCGGGAAGAACTTCAGGCTGCGGTGTGGGAGAAAGGGACGAATGTCGACTTCGACCACTCCCTCGGCACTGCGATCAATAAGATCCGGGAAGCACTGGGAGACACTGCGGACAATCCACGGTTCGTCGAAACCCTTCCCAGACGCGGCTATCGGTTCATCGCCCCTTTAACAGTTCTGGACGAGCCAACGCCTGCATCGCCGGAGCCAGGAGAGATCCTGCCGCCCGTGCTGCCCATCGAAGCGGAGATTTCCGGTGCAGTACTCACCCCTGGACCGGTAGAACTGACCCCGCCGCTGCCTCTGCTTGAAGAAACCCCATCTGCATCTGCAGCGAAGCACCGGAGATTTGGGTATGCCGTTGCCGCAACCGTAATACTGCTTGCAGGCCTGGTGGGTTATGTTGCAGGCTCAGGCCGCACTTCCTTGACGGTCCCCGTCATTCGCCAAGTCACTCATACACAAAGGGTTCTTCCAGGAGCAGATGCCACGGAGTCGTTCCCGGTGACTGTCACGGACGGCCTGCACCTGTTCGCATCCGTTATCCGGGACGGCGGCGTTCATCTGGAACGGATCACGATTGCCGGCGGTGAGAGCTCGCCTATCACGCTGCCGGATGAGGTGGCGGGCCCTGCCATCGCGGACATCTCGCATGACGGATCCCGACTGCTCGTCCGCAGCCACGCTTCGAACCAATCCGAACAACCCCTTTTCATCGTCCCGGCAGGCGGCGGCTCAGCACAGCGTGTCGTCCGCGTGCTTGCACATGACGCGACGTGGATGCCGGACGATCAAAGCATTCTCTATGCGGCGGGCAATGACCTCTTCGTGACGCCGATGACCGGTGCGAAACCGGAGCGGTACGCCTCCTTACCTGGGCGCGCGTTCTGGCTGCGATGGTCTCCTGACGGCAAACTGTTACGTTTCACGCTTTTCGATCCGCTAACCCACACGCAAAACCTTTGGGAGTTGAAGGTATCGGACCACTCCGCACATCCGCTGTTGCCGAACTGGTCCGAGACTCGCGAAGTCTGTTGCGGTAGCTGGATGCCGGAGGGTCGGGGCTTCGTCTTCCAGGCGACCCAGGGCCAGGCATCCGACCTTTGGATGCTGAATGGAGTACTCAAACGGCCGGTACGGCTGACGGATGGCCCGCTTGCCTATCAAGGCCCGGTCGCCGCGCGGAACGAGACCACGGTATACCTGACCGGCGTCGCTTCCGAAGGCGAAGTGCAGTTGCTGCGGCCGAACAGCAAGGAATTCGTGCCCGCCCAGAGCTTTTACAGCGACGCGCACCGCCTGGAGCAGACGCGCGATGGTAAATGGCTGGGCTGGGTCGACACCGAGGGGCGGCTTTGGCGCGCACGGTCTGACGGTTCCGAAATTCTCCAGCTGACCTCGGCCGACCTGCAGGTCTTCGTCGCACATTGGTCGCCGGACGGGTCGCGGATCGCGCTCATGGCGCGTACACGCACCGGTGCGTGGAGCCTCTTCCAGGTTCTGGCGGACGGCAGCGACCTGCAGCCCCTGCTGCAGACGCGCAGCAACGCGGCCGATCCGACGTGGTCGCCGGACGGCCAGCAGATTGTGCTTGGACAGACGCCGGATTTGATGGGAAAGGACGCCGCACCACGCACAATCCAGATCTTTGATCTCCGGACGAACAAGCTCACCACGCTCGACGGCTCGAGCGGCCTCTTCAGCCCGCGCTGGTCCCCGGATGGACATCACATTGCGGCCATGTCCTTGGATCAACGAGAGCTTCGCCTGTACGACGTCGCAACCAGGCAATGGCGCGTGCTCGCGACGCGTGCCGCCGCTGACCCGGTCTGGTCGCCCGATAGCCGAAGCCTTTATGCCGATGCCTTCACCGAACCCGGCCAGCCCGTCTACCGGGTTAATGTCGCCGACGGCCACATGGAAGATCTTGGAGGCATCGCGAACTTTCGGTCCACCGAGTTCAGCGATTTGGTTCTTTGTGGTGTCTTCGACGACGGAACGGTGGCTGTCAGAGGCCGGCTGACCACCGCAAACCTCTATGCGCTTCACCTCGGCGCATCCCGAAGCAAGCCCTAA